One genomic window of Phoenix dactylifera cultivar Barhee BC4 chromosome 6, palm_55x_up_171113_PBpolish2nd_filt_p, whole genome shotgun sequence includes the following:
- the LOC103714936 gene encoding chitin-inducible gibberellin-responsive protein 2-like: MQAPKRYEHSNKSQKSYYPHNSMPVREAESHLLPQNHQSLNYVSSDDGSNQRNVHPHTSGQFCTLESSSAAAGYATHNSPSSLAFSPNSGSPLSQQECQSDNTYGSPLSVSCITEDPNDLKLKLRELETAMLGPDSDIVESFESTYPSHTSLDPEKWRQVMGIPRGDLKQMLIACARAVAENDIPVVEWLTSELRQMVSVSGEPIQRVGAYMLEGLVARLASTGSSIYKALRCKEPTSSELLSYMHVLYEVCPYFKFGYMSANGAIAEALKGENMVHIIDFQIAQGSQWVTLIQALAARPGGPPHVRITGIDDSVSAYARGGGLHIVGQRLSRLAQSCNVPFEFHAAAISGSDVELEHLGVQPGEALAVNFAFQLHHMPDESVSTRNHRDRLLRMVKSLSPKVVALVEQESNTNTAPFFPRFLETLDYYTAIFESLDVTLARENKERISVEQHCLARDIVNVIACEGAERVERHELFGKWRSRFTMAGFKPCPLSPLVNATIKTLLENYCEHYRLEERDGVLYLGWKNRALVVSCAWR; encoded by the coding sequence ATGCAAGCTCCCAAGAGGTACGAACATTCAAATAAGTCCCAGAAATCATACTATCCTCACAATTCCATGCCTGTGAGAGAAGCAGAATCTCATTTGCTTCCCCAAAACCACCAATCCTTAAACTATGTTTCCTCTGATGATGGGTCCAATCAAAGGAATGTTCACCCTCATACAAGTGGACAGTTCTGCACCCTAGAATCCTCCTCGGCAGCTGCTGGGTATGCTACTCACAACTCTCCATCTTCTCTTGCTTTCTCCCCTAACAGTGGGAGCCCATTATCACAGCAAGAATGCCAGTCAGACAACACCTATGGATCTCCATTAAGTGTTTCATGTATTACTGAAGACCCAAATGATCTCAAACTCAAGTTGAGGGAATTAGAGACTGCCATGCTGGGGCCTGACTCAGATATAGTTGAAAGCTTTGAGAGCACCTACCCAAGTCACACCTCATTGGATCCGGAAAAATGGAGACAAGTGATGGGAATTCCCAGAGGAGATTTGAAACAGATGCTCATAGCTTGTGCAAGAGCTGTGGCTGAGAATGATATTCCTGTAGTGGAATGGCTAACTTCAGAGTTAAGGCAGATGGTTTCAGTTTCTGGGGAGCCAATTCAACGGGTGGGTGCCTACATGTTGGAAGGTCTTGTTGCTAGGCTGGCATCCACAGGGAGTTCTATCTATAAAGCTTTGAGGTGTAAAGAACCTACAAGCTCTGAACTCCTATCCTACATGCACGTCCTCTATGAGGTCTGTCCatatttcaagtttgggtacatgTCAGCAAATGGTGCCATTGCCGAAGCTCTTAAGGGGGAAAATATGGTTCATATTATTGATTTCCAGATAGCACAGGGAAGTCAATGGGTGACTCTGATTCAGGCCCTTGCAGCGAGGCCTGGTGGGCCACCACATGTAAGAATTACTGGCATTGATGACTCTGTTTCAGCCTATGCGAGAGGTGGTGGACTTCACATTGTGGGGCAGAGATTATCTCGGCTTGCTCAGTCATGCAATGTGCCCTTTGAATTCCATGCAGCAGCCATATCAGGCAGTGATGTAGAACTTGAGCATCTTGGTGTTCAACCTGGGGAGGCATTGGCTGTGAACTTTGCTTTCCAGTTGCATCACATGCCAGATGAAAGTGTGAGCACAAGGAATCACCGTGACAGGCTCTTGAGAATGGTTAAGAGCCTGTCTCCAAAGGTGGTGGCTCTTGTGGAGCAagaatccaacacaaacactgCTCCTTTCTTTCCAAGATTCTTGGAGACTCTAGATTACTATACTGCCATCTTTGAATCACTTGATGTGACTCTCGCAAGGGAGAACAAGGAACGTATCAGTGTGGAACAGCACTGCTTGGCTAGGGACATAGTTAATGTCATTGCTTGTGAAGGAGCTGAAAGGGTGGAAAGACATGAGCTTTTTGGGAAATGGAGGTCAAGGTTTACAATGGCTGGGTTTAAGCCATGTCCGTTGAGTCCATTGGTCAATGCCACTATTAAGACACTGTTAGAGAACTACTGTGAACACTATAGGCTTGAGGAGAGAGATGGTGTACTATATCTTGGTTGGAAGAACAGAGCATTGGTCGTCTCTTGTGCATGGAGATGA